Proteins encoded in a region of the Anopheles ziemanni chromosome 2, idAnoZiCoDA_A2_x.2, whole genome shotgun sequence genome:
- the LOC131294129 gene encoding uncharacterized protein LOC131294129, with product MKTYKLEGSLKNRILIRYRMRQAVDNSTINGMKYLGTRCNRYGRSFWVLVLCGSFASMVFILLFTIDTFDETISVSPDTSFLRWNSTFPAISICYSKGRTGQISNFLKEQWIASNFTPAKNTAYLWPKLAQTYLFLNPNTNLDNDITSFFPTDCKEVLFDVKVGGVKYDCDRIFNYTLTEMGNCFTANSIHDQ from the exons ATGAAAACGTACAAACTTGAAGGGAGTCTCAAGAACCGTATCCTGATTCGCTACCGTATGCGACAGGCGGTGGACAACAGCACTATCAACGGGATGAAGTATCTCGGAACCCGATGTAACCGCTACGGAAG AAGCTTCTGGGTGCTGGTGTTGTGTGGATCGTTCGCCTCGATGGTGTTCATTCTGCTGTTCACGATCGACACCTTCGACGAAACGATCAGCGTCAGCCCGGACACATCATTCCTCCGGTGGAACAGCACCTTTCCGGCGATTTCGATCTGCTACTCGAAGGGGCGCACCGGGCAGATTTCCAACTTCCTGAAGGAACAGTGGATAGCGAGTAACTTTACGCCCGCCAAGAA TACAGCCTACTTGTGGCCCAAGTTGGCACAAACATACCTCTTTTTGAACCCCAACACTAACCTGGACAACGATATTACGTCG TTTTTTCCAACTGATTGTAAAGAGGTACTGTTCGATGTGAAGGTCGGCGGTGTGAAGTACGATTGTGATCGCATCTTTAATTACACTCTAACGGAAATGGGGAATTGTTTTACGGCAAACAGCATTCACGATCAGTGA